NNNNNNNNNNNNNNNNNNNNNNNNNNNNNNNNNNNNNNNNNNNNNNNNNNNNNNNNNNNNNNNNNNNNNNNNNNNNNNNNNNNNNNNNNNNNNNNNNNNNNNNNNNNNNNNNNNNNNNNNNNNNNNNNNNNNNNNNNNNNNNNNNNNNNNNNNNNNNNNNNNNNNNNNNNNNNNNNNNNNNNNNNNNNNNNNNNNNNNNNNNNNNNNNNNNNNNNNNNNNNNNNNNNNNNNNNNNNNNNNNNNNNNNNNNNNNNNNNNNNNNNNNNNNNNNNNNNNNNNNNNNNNNNNNNNNNNNNNNNNNNNNNNNNNNNNNNNNNNNNNNNNNNNNNNNNNNNNNNNNNNNNNNNNNNNNNNNNNNNNNNNNNNNNNNNNNNNNNNNNNNNNNNNNNNNNNNNNNNNNNNNNNNNNNNNNNNNNNNNNNNNNNNNNNNNNNNNNNNNNNNNNNNNNNNNNNNNNNNNNNNNNNNNNNNNNNNNNNNNNNNNNNNNNNNNNNNNNNNNNNNNNNNNNNNNNNNNNNNNNNNNNNNNNNNNNNNNNNNNNNNNNNNNNNNNNNNNNNNNNNNNNNNNNNNNNNNNNNNNNNNNNNNNNNNNNNNNNNNNNNNNNNNNNNNNNNNNNNNNNNNNNNNNNNNNNNNNNNNNNNNNNNNNNNNNNNNNNNNNNNNNNNNNNNNNNNNNNNNNNNNNNNNNNNNNNNNNNNNNNNNNNNNNNNNNNNNNNNNNNNNNNNNNNNNNNNNNNNNNNNNNNNNNNNNNNNNNNNNNNNNNNNNNNNNNNNNNNNNNNNNNNNNNNNNNNNNNNNNNNNNNNNNNNNNNNNNNNNNNNNNNNNNNNNNNNNNNNNNNNNNNNNNNNNNNNNNNNNNNNNNNNNNNNNNNNNNNNNNNNNNNNNNNNNNNNNNNNNNNNNNNNNNNNNNNNNNNNNNNNNNNNNNNNNNNNNNNNNNNNNNNNNNNNNNNNNNNNNNNNNNNNNNNNNNNNNNNNNNNNNNNNNNNNNNNNNNNNNNNNNNNNNNNNNNNNNNNNNNNNNNNNNNNNNNNNNNNNNNNNNNNNNNNNNNNNNNNNNNNNNNNNNNNNNNNNNNNNNNNNNNNNNNNNNNNNNNNNNNNNNNNNNNNNNNNNNNNNNNNNNNNNNNNNNNNNNNNNNNNNNNNNNNNNNNNNNNNNNNNNNNNNNNNNNNNNNNNNNNNNNNNNNNNNNNNNNNNNNNNNNNNNNNNNNNNNNNNNNNNNNNNNNNNNNNNNNNNNNNNNNNNNNNNNNNNNNNNNNNNNNNNNNNNNNNNNNNNNNNNNNNNNNNNNNNNNNNNNNNNNNNNNNNNNNNNNNNNNNNNNNNNNNNNNNNNNNNNNNNNNNNNNNNNNNNNNNNNNNNNNNNNNNNNNNNNNNNNNNNNNNNNNNNNNNNNNNNNNNNNNNNNNNNNNNNNNNNNNNNNNNNNNNNNNNNNNNNNNNNNNNNNNNNNNNNNNNNNNNNNNNNNNNNNNNNNNNNNNNNNNNNNNNNNNNNNNNNNNNNNNNNNNNNNNNNNNNNNNNNNNNNNNNNNNNNNNNNNNNNNNNNNNNNNNNNNNNNNNNNNNNNNNNNNNNNNNNNNNNNNNNNNNNNNNNNNNNNNNNNNNNNNNNNNNNNNNNNNNNNNNNNNNNNNNNNNNNNNNNNNNNNNNNNNNNNNNNttattttttatttttacctaaaaagggggggctgtcttatttgatggccctgccttatcatcggggaaacacggtacataccGCACCCAGGGAATCTTGCACAGCCTTGGTTTCCGTCTTCTTTTCAGGGCTCGCCAGTATGTCCTATGTCACcatcttttttattcttgatgACGTTGCCCAGTCTTGCACTGTGCAAGCTCAAGACCATGTGACATATCAAATCAATGCTGTGTagaatgttggcactatataaatcctgtttaataatattattaataagaataatcaTAATATTCACATATCACACAGTATCTTCCCCCGAAGTTAAAAAAGTGAGAGCCCATGCACTCTGCACAAGCATTAGATGAAGcgcttgtttttttacatttgaggaaagcccctgatgacgcaGTGCTCGACCTCTCATGTGCACAGAAAAAGCAGGCtgcagccacctgggatatgtgacgttaGTATCCTTGGAAGCTGCaagtttccccttcagtctttactgtcaTGAAGGtagcaaaaagtaaagaaaaattaaatgcaaaaataaaataaaataaaaaaaagcaaaggcactttttacatattgtatGAAAAGTCatcataggtccactttaacttagCTTCTAGTAACTGATTGGagttgaagatttttttaatgatattaatgatacaactataataaaataataataataaacatgatagTGTTGAACATCAGCAATTTATTCATGAAGGTCCATTATAAGGACTGCTAGaacacagattttaaatgtgaaatgtgaatgtgaaataaCTGAATAACAAGAATTGCATATTTAGCTAAAGGTTCTCATACaagaattcaatttttttgtcatCGTGCAGTTCCTTTTTGTATGTTAGCTGCACGTTTTGAGTTTACAAAAGATCAATGATAGTGTATATCTATGGGATTACAGAACACAAAGTcagggtttaaaataaaaaaaaacagtcccaagtacaataaaaactgtaaattttatacatttcaacATCATTCAAAGAACCGCATTGGTTTTTACcaaccattttattaaataatcctTTACAGCGTCTATGTGCTACAAATGGAGGAAGAGAGTTTCACAGGAATGAATAAATTATGTAGCAACAGTTAATCCATCTTCAAGTGTCTCTTCCTTGCTAACCATGTTGTGCTGGTTTGGTTGGGTAAGTTTAGGCTTGCAGCAAGATTTGCAGTATTTTTTGCACAGCGTCCTCCAAAATTCAGTGTATTGGCGGTGGCAAAGTCCCAAGATAACAGGGACAATACTGGCACTTCCACTTCCAATGCAAGTGAATGTCAAAGAAATCGTTTCATTCTCTATGATGTCATACTTTTCCAGGGCCAACACCGAGACCTGGAGGAGAGCAATGTATGGAACCCAACAGATGAGGAAGGTCAGAGAGAAGATGGCGATACATTTGGCATAGTTAAGGTCCATCTGGTGATCTATGTCTGTGGTTGCATCCCGTTGGACTGACCGGTGAAGCTTTTTAATCTCCTTCAGCTGTCTCCTGGCCACCAAAAGAAGTTTGATGGTGATGAAGCTCATGGCCAGGATGGAAGGGATGACAAGACCATAGGTCTCCACGTAAATGTATGCATTAGGGAATACTTGCTTATAGGAGCAATGCACACTGTTATTCCAGTTATTCCAACCCAACATGGGCAGGCTGGCAAACGACAATGGCAACATCCACACCATAAACAAAGAGAAAGGCACGCAACGGTGGACCCAACTGTTCCGATAGTGCAAGGGGTATATAATACACAAGTACTTTTCATAATGAACCATCAACAAATtggccaaaaatgaaagaaagaagaaatttggAGATATGAAAGCAAAGAGACACCAGTGGTACTCCAGCCTCTTATCAAATCTCATCCGAGGAATGCAGGGCAGGAGCACCCCTGTAAAAAAGTCTGCAAACAGTAGGCTGAGGAAAAAGTAGTTGGCTGTGTTGTGCAACTTCTTGTTGAAGACAATTCCGATGATGATGAAGAGGTTGGAGAGGATGATGAAGGCAGACAGAGGACTGGAGATCAGGACTATCAGTTTTTCCTTGGCAATATTACAGTTTGAACAGTTATCACCTCCCaccatttctatattttaaaggCTCAGTGATTTGAGCATGTCCTTAgcaacattctttttaaatacatcatCTTGAGGAAACACCAATATTCATTCAGAAAAATCATTTTCTGGGCAGGAAGTCTGCAAGaataacagaagaagatggagTCAATATGGAATCACAAACCATTGATTTGCAGTTGCAGGCAAAAAACTTTAttgattgacactttttttaaggattttttgaAGATTTTAGCAAAAAAGGCTTAATGCAATGTGGAAATACAAATATTGGATCTTACACGCAGGAGACCTTCCATGTCCTGCTGCATAAGCAACATAGATAAGTCACCTACCCAAATGAACCAattattggacagtaaaggaacaGAAACATACCGATGAGGTCTATCCATTGTAAGGATGTTCTTTATCACAACCTGTAACATGGTGTATCATATCTAAATGGTTGCAAGCAGTGTCCCCTTCCTTTCCCAGTTCCATAACTGGAAGAAGGTCTACCAATATACATACTTTCATCATAGTATCAGCCATAGGAATGATAAAAATCCCCCAGCCCCCCAAACCCCAACTAActctaaagatatttttttatttagttgaaaGTCTAAAATGGCAAATCCTGATTTGTGAACAAGTGACATTCATTGGACATTTCGGCACAGAGCATTGACCAACATCTTCATTATAGTCATGAACATACTTACCCATTTCACCTGTATGTATTTGCAGCACTACTGTAACATACCTTTAAAGAACCATTTAATTCATTTTGGGGTTTGTAAGAACCACtgcaaaaatcaatttattgggggtcagtggagaAAAAAGGGTGTCCAGTGGAGAGAATGCACCCTACAGTGGTGGATGGAATACCactaaaatacaactaaaaacCTCATCCTGCAGTTGGTActatcaagtggtgttggccccagaaccatGTAAGCATCATCAATAGGAGATCAATCACCCACAGTTTAAGGAACTCCTTGCAAACTCTGTGCAACAGGAAGGCAATCTTTTTCTGAAACACACACCCAACCTAGACCCTCAGCAAAACCATACAACAAAAATTGATTCCAGTCAcgttaaattgtaatttttcagCTGATGCTGGACCACTGGAAACTTTATTTCTTCTGGAACGATTTTAGAAggcatttcctatacacctgttaAATGATTGAGTATTTCCCAGTTTTGTGCTAAGCTCGAGTTTATTGTTCCCTTGCTTGTTTCCTTAGGCTGTTACAGTGTCCCCAGTATCTTCTGGTATCTCCTGCGTTCCTCTGTGTCTTCATTATCCCCCATGTCACCTGTGACTCCTATCTCTTCTGGTGTCCTCCTTTGTCttcggtgacccccatgtcacctgtgtcAGTCGCTTTCTGCTTCTTGATCCCTGGCTCTGTCTCTGACCTCCCGTTTgttgcctgcctcaaccctgggcttctttgactattctcctgcctggtGACTCAGTATCTCAAAATATTCAGCCccctggtgtacccaaggacTAAAACCTAGTAACAGTCTGCCTTGCAACACCTTCACCtttggaggctctggagaagaccatgCTGTTACTTACATTCT
The Pyxicephalus adspersus chromosome 7, UCB_Pads_2.0, whole genome shotgun sequence genome window above contains:
- the GPBAR1 gene encoding G-protein coupled bile acid receptor 1 — encoded protein: MVGGDNCSNCNIAKEKLIVLISSPLSAFIILSNLFIIIGIVFNKKLHNTANYFFLSLLFADFFTGVLLPCIPRMRFDKRLEYHWCLFAFISPNFFFLSFLANLLMVHYEKYLCIIYPLHYRNSWVHRCVPFSLFMVWMLPLSFASLPMLGWNNWNNSVHCSYKQVFPNAYIYVETYGLVIPSILAMSFITIKLLLVARRQLKEIKKLHRSVQRDATTDIDHQMDLNYAKCIAIFSLTFLICWVPYIALLQVSVLALEKYDIIENETISLTFTCIGSGSASIVPVILGLCHRQYTEFWRTLCKKYCKSCCKPKLTQPNQHNMVSKEETLEDGLTVAT